Proteins encoded together in one Vitis vinifera cultivar Pinot Noir 40024 chromosome 4, ASM3070453v1 window:
- the LOC100266182 gene encoding uncharacterized protein LOC100266182 isoform X6, producing the protein MRRVSSKISSFISQRFLQPKPKFQINVFRFYCDHPHLSSPKRPGPLTRYRNLVEQGKLQHDPDQERVALELDNLLGRLEQYEKEMEEYHVTLAKWENQRENERRRLLMKEAELKQQGDIGTTVSKYRNRLVERWMFRKKPDNVEPGVGKWVSYLNREKKLDTVIGRRPTPPPAPKGLYLYGSVGSGKTMLMDMFYSATEGIVKHRRRFHFHEAMLEINEHMHKVWKNQVEEKSLQSNISSWIMNLPFDTKVKEWLAAEERYKHEVQMKNILPAVADKFLVDREMDQRGASILCFDEIQTVDVFAVVALSGIISRLLSTGTVLVATSNRAPNDLNQDGMQKEIFLKLVAKLERHCENVLIGNEIDYRRLIAQRSINKAHYFWPLDGIAFKKFEEMWHEVINQSGGKVISSTILVMFGRTLEVPESCNGVARFKFDYLCGRPVGAADYIAVAKNYHTVFISDIPVMSMRIRDKARRFITLIDELYNHHCCLFCSAASSIDDLFQGTEEGTLFDLESSVMVVI; encoded by the exons ATGAGAAGGGTCTCTTCGAAAATCTCTTCTTTTATATCCCAACGGTTTCTTCAGCCGAAAcctaaatttcaaatcaatgtgTTTCGCTTTTACTGTGATCATCCCCATCTTTCTTCGCCAAAGCGTCCAG GACCTCTCACACGCTATAGGAATCTAGTTGAGCAAGGGAAGCTCCAACATGATCCTGACCAGGAAAGAGTTGCTCTGGAATTGGACAATTTACTTGGGAGGTTAGAGCAATATGAGAAAGAGATGGAGGAATATCAT GTAACCCTAGCAAAGTGGGAGAATCAAAGGGAGAATGAGCGACGCAGGCTTTTGATGAAGGAAGCTGAGCTCAAACAACAGGGAGACATAGGGACAACTGTAAGCAAGTACCGGAATAGACTTGTTGAGAGATGGATGTTTCG GAAAAAACCTGACAATGTCGAACCAGGAGTGGGAAAATGGGTTTCATACCTTAATCGAGAAAAGAAGTTGGATACAGTAATTGGTCGGCGCCCAACTCCTCCTCCAGCTCCAAAAGGTTTATATTTGTATGGTAGTGTAGGAAGTG GAAAGACAATGCTTATGGATATGTTTTATAGTGCTACTGAAGGAATTGTTAAACATCGAAGAAGGTTTCACTTTCATGAG GCTATGCTTGAAATAAATGAACATATGCATAAAGTATGGAAGAATCAAGTGGAGGAAAAGTCTTTGCAGTCGAATATTTCTAGCTGGATTATGAATCTTCCTTTTGATACAAAAGTTAAAGAATGGTTAGCTGCGGAAGAAAGATATAAGCATGAGGTACAGATGAAAAACATTCTTCCTGCTGTAGCAGATAAGTTTCTTGTAGACCGAGAGATGGATCAAAGAGGGGCTAGCATTCTTTGCTTTGATGAGATTCAG ACTGTTGATGTATTTGCTGTTGTGGCCTTATCTGGAATTATAAGCAGATTGTTGAGTACTGGAACTGTTCTTGTGGCCACCAGTAATCGAGCACCAAATGATTTAAACCAG GATGGCATGCAGAAGGAGATCTTCCTAAAGCTTGTTGCCAAATTGGAGCGGCACTGTGAGAATGTTTTGATTGgaaatgagattgattatcgcCGCCTTATTGCACAGAGATCTATAAACAAA GCCCATTACTTCTGGCCTTTAGATGGTATTgcttttaagaaatttgagGAAATGTGGCATGAGGTCATAAACCAATCAGGAGGAAAGGTTATATCTAGTACTATTCTGGTGATGTTTGGCAG AACATTGGAGGTTCCTGAGAGCTGTAATGGAGTGGCACGGTTCAAATTCGATTATTTATGTGGTCGGCCG GTGGGTGCAGCAGACTATATTGCAGTAGCTAAAAACTATCACACTGTTTTTATATCTGACATTCCTGTGATGAGTATGCGTATTCGTGACAAG